GGTAATGAATATCTAAACGATGATAATCATTCCATCAGTAATGATCAATTCACAAAGCCGATAGAGACGTACTActtcaaattatcaaatttccAGGAAAAATTGGAAAAGTTAGTATGGATTTATATAGATTTTACGAGCATAACCAAGATTTTATAGtgccaaaattttatttaaataaagTCAAATCGTTCctaaacaataaattaatggATGTATCTATTTCCCGTAATGATTCTACTTGGGGGATACCAATCACAAGTAATTACTCAATTAATCAGATTCAAAAGACATTGTTTACGTCTGGTTCGATGCACTAATCGGCTATTTAACAGCTTCCAATTATTGTGGTGATTTGTTCTGTCATAAccaaaaaattgtcatcGGAAATAATGTTGGTGTGCATGTTATTGGCAAGGATATTTTACGATTCCACGCGATTCTGTGGATTGCATTGTTAATGTCATTGGATTTGCCGCTTCCCCGTAAATTACTGGTTCACGGTTGGTTGCTTAATGGGGTAGACAAGATTTCCAAATCCCTCAGAAACTACAATACATTGGACACTAGCATTGACGCGATAACGTGCGACATTACACGGTATAATCTTATCAACTCTGTGAGATTTGGATATGATTGTGAATATACTCCCAAATTAGTTGCAACGACAATTTACAACTTGAAAAACACATTTGGGGAGATACTGCATCGCGTGCTATCTCTTTGGAAGCTTACAaatgttgataaaattgacacCAGATTCGTGAACgttgataataaattaataaatagcATGAATTACAATATTGAGACGTTGAAGGAGATTGTTGATAGAGGAGTAGGCAagattttatttaggaattCCATTTGTATTGTCGGGTTTTGACTGAGACTGCTAGtctaattaattcatatataaaCGATAGGGTATGGAATTAATGACTTAGAAACCATGGGCAAAtgccaaatatataaatgaaacTTTGTACAATTGTCTAGTCTCTCTTCAAAAACTTGCTTTAATGTCATATCCCGTAACACCCAACACCAGCCAGCTGATTATGAAAAGGCTTGGCCAACCACAAATTATCAGGGACACTAGTTTTGAAACAAATCAATCAACTTTCACGTTCCTGAGGGCTGAA
The DNA window shown above is from Babesia microti strain RI chromosome III, complete genome and carries:
- a CDS encoding methionyl-tRNA synthetase (overlaps_old_locusTagID:BBM_III03240); the protein is MSFVDKISSGFKHMCDRYAMDYDVFFRTSNTQHKQNVINIWNTLVEKGIIYKGIYHKRINDNQDYYGNEYLNDDNHSISNDQFTKPIETYYFKLSNFQEKLEKFYEHNQDFIVPKFYLNKVKSFLNNKLMDVSISRNDSTWGIPITNSKDIVYVWFDALIGYLTASNYCGDLFCHNQKIVIGNNVGVHVIGKDILRFHAILWIALLMSLDLPLPRKLLVHGWLLNGVDKISKSLRNYNTLDTSIDAITCDITRYNLINSVRFGYDCEYTPKLVATTIYNLKNTFGEILHRVLSLWKLTNVDKIDTRFVNVDNKLINSMNYNIETLKEIVDRGEFHLYCRVLTETASLINSYINDRKPWANAKYINETLYNCLVSLQKLALMSYPVTPNTSQLIMKRLGQPQIIRDTSFETNQSTFTFLRAEPIKLF